One segment of Bacteroidota bacterium DNA contains the following:
- a CDS encoding DUF3494 domain-containing protein codes for MKNNLLNLLTAVILFLIPTILFGQAPNLGTAAGFVLFSTDGAIGNTGISQLTGKVGTNNGSSTGFGNVNGGMHDNDGVTAQAAIDLLLAYNELNDEIADFALAPLLGNGDTLIAGVYAISAAATLNLDLFLDAENDPNAVFVFQIAGPFSTNADSKIKLINGAKACNVFWKVEGLVSMASGTKMRGTIIANNAAIEMNTGDTLEGRALTTAGAVTVSGVLAYTPVGCGSPSLSGPNAPVLGEAACYGIFSSDGPIVNAGISTVNGDVGANVGLTSGYDPLLVTGNIHPIPDGSTAQSASDLLLAYNYLNMLPHDIELLYPAQFGGNLVLTPHTYALNGATTFTDTLYLNAMGNANAVFIIKINGALSTSTYSKVILVNGTKAENVYWMINGAVDINDYSVFNGTIVSQGAINLFTGVTLNGRALTGVGAIETAAIDGNALIPASCPSTLGVQTLGQSNSVEKVTVYPNPFRTYTNITIKDASQINKSVLHVYNVFGAEVMNKVITSQSTTLDTSNLPSGPYFYKVIGNDKTVQSGKMIIQQ; via the coding sequence ATGAAAAACAATCTACTCAATTTATTAACGGCAGTTATTCTGTTTTTAATACCTACTATTCTATTTGGCCAGGCACCTAACTTAGGAACAGCTGCTGGATTTGTTCTTTTTTCAACTGATGGCGCTATTGGCAATACTGGTATCTCCCAACTTACAGGGAAGGTAGGAACCAATAACGGATCCAGCACAGGTTTTGGAAATGTAAATGGAGGAATGCATGACAATGATGGGGTAACTGCACAAGCTGCCATAGATTTACTGCTTGCTTACAATGAATTAAATGATGAAATTGCAGATTTTGCACTTGCTCCTTTGCTTGGAAATGGAGACACCTTAATTGCTGGTGTTTATGCAATATCAGCTGCTGCAACTTTAAATTTAGATCTTTTTTTAGATGCAGAAAACGATCCAAATGCTGTATTTGTTTTTCAAATTGCAGGCCCATTTTCCACAAATGCAGATTCAAAAATCAAATTGATTAATGGAGCTAAGGCATGTAATGTGTTTTGGAAAGTTGAAGGACTGGTAAGCATGGCTTCAGGAACAAAAATGAGAGGAACAATTATAGCAAACAATGCTGCAATTGAAATGAACACAGGTGATACCCTTGAAGGAAGAGCACTTACAACTGCCGGAGCTGTTACTGTTAGCGGTGTATTGGCATATACTCCTGTTGGTTGTGGAAGTCCTTCACTTTCGGGTCCAAATGCTCCTGTACTTGGTGAGGCCGCTTGCTATGGAATATTTTCTTCAGACGGACCTATAGTTAATGCTGGAATTTCCACTGTTAATGGTGATGTTGGAGCAAATGTAGGTTTAACCTCTGGTTATGATCCTTTATTAGTAACAGGAAACATTCATCCAATTCCTGATGGGTCAACAGCACAATCTGCATCTGATTTATTGCTTGCCTACAATTATTTAAATATGCTTCCACATGATATCGAATTACTTTATCCGGCACAATTTGGTGGCAACCTGGTTCTTACTCCTCATACATATGCTTTAAACGGAGCAACAACTTTTACAGATACACTTTATCTTAATGCCATGGGAAATGCAAATGCAGTATTCATTATTAAGATAAATGGAGCCCTTTCTACAAGTACTTATTCAAAAGTTATACTGGTTAATGGAACAAAAGCAGAAAATGTTTATTGGATGATTAATGGGGCTGTAGACATAAATGATTATTCTGTTTTTAACGGAACTATTGTTTCTCAGGGCGCTATTAATTTATTTACAGGAGTAACCCTTAACGGTAGAGCCCTTACAGGTGTAGGAGCTATAGAAACTGCTGCAATTGATGGCAATGCTTTAATTCCTGCAAGTTGTCCATCAACTCTAGGTGTTCAAACACTTGGTCAATCAAATTCAGTTGAAAAGGTAACGGTTTATCCTAATCCATTCCGTACTTATACCAACATCACAATAAAAGATGCATCACAAATTAATAAATCTGTTTTACATGTTTACAATGTTTTTGGAGCAGAAGTAATGAATAAAGTCATTACCAGTCAATCAACTACTCTTGATACAAGTAATCTTCCTTCTGGGCCTTATTTCTATAAAGTTATTGGTAATGACAAAACTGTTCAGTCAGGTAAAATGATTATACAACAGTAA